Proteins encoded in a region of the Pelagicoccus sp. SDUM812003 genome:
- a CDS encoding RsmB/NOP family class I SAM-dependent RNA methyltransferase translates to MKNDSWSLAVEMVSEFLRKPARLSHLMERLPPDLDRGTRRTCQSLLYGTVRHLSLLQKALGECLRKRPKPPVMACLLVASLELMQRPENKAKIVHFAVGKMGRRFGPPQKSLANAVLRKVSLRLPELLSGGADTAEDMSWRYSHPQWLVQRFLDQFGKEDAQALLRWNQREAEVFARWQGEPEPSGALDETQWSGFFRVRREGWAEVERLLQEGRLYVQNPGARIAPELLAQGFSGGRVLDLCSAPGGKSLLIDSLLGPELEEIVAFDLAGPRFEKMLENLRRYRSRRIRAVAGDVESLSPEALGTFEAVLLDTPCSNTGVLQHKVDARWRLKPEDLQALTELQLRFLKRAAPCVADGGALIYSTCSIDREENEAVVERFLESAEGRGFVIESGVVSMPWVHGHDGSGAFRMRREGPA, encoded by the coding sequence ATGAAGAACGATTCATGGAGTTTAGCGGTAGAGATGGTGTCGGAATTCCTTAGGAAACCTGCCCGCTTGTCGCACCTGATGGAGCGCCTGCCGCCGGATTTGGACCGCGGAACGAGAAGAACTTGTCAGTCGCTGCTTTATGGAACCGTCAGGCACTTGAGCTTGCTGCAAAAGGCCTTGGGCGAGTGTTTGCGCAAGCGTCCGAAACCGCCCGTGATGGCCTGTCTGCTGGTGGCTTCGCTGGAGCTGATGCAGCGCCCGGAAAACAAGGCGAAGATTGTTCATTTCGCGGTGGGAAAAATGGGGCGTCGTTTCGGTCCGCCCCAGAAATCACTGGCGAACGCGGTGCTGCGCAAGGTGTCGCTCCGCCTGCCGGAGCTCCTTTCGGGGGGAGCGGACACGGCGGAGGACATGAGCTGGCGGTACAGCCACCCGCAATGGCTGGTCCAGCGTTTCCTGGATCAGTTTGGAAAGGAGGATGCGCAGGCCTTGCTCCGCTGGAACCAGCGAGAGGCGGAGGTGTTCGCCCGTTGGCAAGGGGAGCCAGAGCCCAGCGGGGCTCTTGACGAAACGCAGTGGAGCGGATTTTTTCGCGTCCGTCGAGAGGGATGGGCCGAAGTGGAGCGCTTGCTTCAGGAGGGCAGGCTCTACGTGCAGAACCCGGGCGCTCGAATCGCTCCCGAGCTGCTGGCCCAAGGGTTCTCAGGCGGGCGCGTCCTGGACCTTTGCTCGGCGCCGGGGGGGAAGTCGCTCTTGATCGATTCGCTGCTTGGTCCGGAGCTCGAGGAAATCGTGGCTTTCGATTTGGCCGGCCCGCGTTTCGAAAAGATGCTGGAGAATCTTCGACGCTATCGATCCCGTCGGATCCGAGCGGTGGCGGGAGATGTGGAAAGCCTATCGCCTGAGGCCCTCGGGACCTTCGAAGCGGTTTTGCTCGATACGCCATGCAGCAATACGGGTGTGCTGCAGCACAAGGTGGATGCTCGCTGGCGCTTGAAGCCGGAAGACCTGCAGGCGCTGACCGAGCTGCAGCTCCGCTTTCTCAAACGAGCGGCGCCCTGCGTGGCGGACGGAGGCGCTCTTATCTACAGCACTTGCAGCATCGATCGAGAGGAGAACGAAGCGGTCGTCGAGCGATTTCTCGAATCCGCCGAGGGTCGAGGCTTCGTGATCGAAAGTGGCGTCGTATCGATGCCGTGGGTACACGGGCACGACGGATCCGGCGCGTTCCGAATGCGTCGCGAAGGTCCGGCCTAG
- a CDS encoding methyl-accepting chemotaxis protein, producing MNSKLRINLRTCFRLITGMLTLLALLIVGEGLYMFNSIRNGENIVDQFQQESVPSQQLLNDLKQTSLRFEIANLGYIFGQSEEIKRSKENESLALAREAVSIIDSLEEKISSSSNASTVASIRSAFEAYASKTSEVRDLLKQDMFFEAIELWDGEVPKLNEALRSSLSKGEAEVAAVYQASLGETIDGFSSLATNITSFSILNLAVAVAIAVFGGLASTRMGKVFSKALDQLNKSSDCVGETSGNLVRSAKDSADTSSTAVQTLNTARESMLEQAEMTQATAGNSQSADEITERCFQRFESTRETILELNASMEQIATSGEETKKIIQTINDIAFQTNLLALNAAVEAARAGEAGSGFAIVADEVRNLAGRSAEAANNSSQLIENSAHKIDSGTEIVRRTCEAFDEVSSMMKEVSEHIRSIAQDTSRQAASIEEITSSIAQLTHNTEQSKEFAERTVSSCSDLQVQSNKLDQVVGELMGLAGIAQAFSRASRARSSQSAPSPFAPPARRSAPAKTATRASSPGGEVDLWN from the coding sequence ATGAATTCCAAGCTGCGAATCAACCTGAGAACCTGTTTCAGACTCATCACTGGCATGCTCACTTTGCTGGCCCTTCTCATCGTCGGAGAGGGGCTCTACATGTTCAACTCCATACGAAACGGCGAAAACATCGTAGACCAGTTCCAGCAGGAGAGCGTACCCAGCCAACAACTACTCAACGACCTCAAGCAGACTTCGCTGCGCTTCGAGATCGCAAACCTTGGTTACATCTTCGGCCAGAGCGAAGAGATAAAAAGGAGCAAGGAAAACGAGTCGCTCGCCCTGGCTCGCGAGGCCGTGAGCATCATCGATTCCCTCGAAGAGAAGATCTCCTCGAGTTCGAACGCCAGCACCGTCGCCAGCATCCGCTCCGCCTTCGAAGCCTACGCCTCCAAGACAAGCGAAGTGCGCGACTTGCTCAAGCAGGACATGTTCTTCGAAGCCATCGAGCTATGGGACGGGGAAGTCCCCAAACTGAACGAAGCGCTTCGATCCTCCCTCTCCAAAGGCGAGGCCGAAGTGGCCGCCGTCTATCAGGCATCGCTGGGCGAAACCATCGACGGGTTCAGCTCGCTCGCCACCAACATCACCAGCTTCTCCATCCTCAACCTCGCGGTCGCCGTCGCGATCGCCGTCTTTGGCGGGCTCGCTTCCACCCGCATGGGCAAGGTGTTTTCCAAGGCGCTCGATCAGCTCAACAAGAGCTCCGACTGCGTCGGAGAAACCTCGGGCAACCTCGTGAGGTCCGCCAAGGACTCCGCCGATACCAGCTCCACCGCAGTGCAAACCCTCAACACCGCTCGCGAGTCCATGCTGGAGCAGGCGGAAATGACCCAGGCGACCGCCGGGAATTCCCAATCCGCTGACGAAATCACCGAGCGCTGCTTCCAACGCTTCGAGAGCACCCGAGAAACCATCTTGGAGCTGAACGCATCCATGGAGCAGATCGCCACCTCTGGCGAAGAAACAAAGAAAATCATCCAAACCATCAACGATATCGCGTTCCAGACCAACCTGCTCGCCCTCAACGCCGCGGTCGAAGCGGCCCGAGCGGGCGAAGCGGGGTCCGGTTTCGCCATCGTGGCGGACGAAGTGCGCAATCTCGCCGGTCGATCCGCAGAGGCCGCCAACAACAGCTCGCAGCTGATCGAAAACTCGGCTCATAAGATCGATTCCGGCACAGAGATCGTGCGACGAACCTGCGAAGCCTTCGACGAGGTCTCCTCTATGATGAAAGAAGTGAGCGAGCACATCCGCAGCATCGCTCAGGATACCAGCCGACAAGCGGCAAGCATCGAGGAGATCACTTCATCCATCGCCCAGCTCACGCACAACACGGAGCAGAGCAAGGAGTTCGCCGAACGAACCGTATCCTCCTGCTCGGACCTGCAGGTCCAATCGAACAAGCTCGATCAAGTGGTGGGAGAACTGATGGGTCTGGCCGGCATCGCCCAAGCCTTCTCCAGAGCCTCCCGAGCCCGCTCGTCTCAGTCAGCTCCTTCGCCCTTCGCCCCGCCCGCTCGGCGAAGCGCGCCCGCCAAGACCGCAACGCGCGCGTCGTCCCCCGGCGGCGAGGTCGATCTCTGGAACTAG